A stretch of Vibrio aphrogenes DNA encodes these proteins:
- a CDS encoding isocitrate lyase has translation MPNTTSPNSYKSQLSEATKAIEGNATWNAITPEYVARMRLQNRFRSGLDIARYTAKLMREDMNAYDQNCANYTQSLGCWHGFIGQQKMISIKKHFETTRGRYLYLSGWMVAAMRSDFGPLPDQSMHEKTSVPMLIEELYTFLKQADARELNHLFKELDSAQAAGDQVKVQALQNQIDNFETHVVPIIADIDAGFGNEEATYLLAKKMIEAGACCIQIENQVSDAKQCGHQDGKVTVPHEDFLAKINAVRYAFLELGVEDGVIVARTDSLGAGLTQKIPVSQTPGDLADQYNAYIDGVEITSLSELNSGDMVLKQGEAVIRPTRLPNGLIRFKPNTGEDRVVLDCITSLQNGADLLWIETEKPHIGQIAGMVNRIREVIPNAKLVYNNSPSFNWTLNFRQQVFDAWSEEGKDVSTYERDQLMNQVYDGSELALAADKKIQNFQRDAAAQAGIFHHLITLPTYHTAALSTDNLAKDYFGEQGMLAYVAGVQRKEIRQGLASVKHQDMSGSNIGDDHKEYFSGEQALKASGDNNTMNQFS, from the coding sequence ATGCCAAATACAACCTCTCCAAATAGCTATAAGAGCCAACTCTCTGAAGCAACCAAGGCAATTGAAGGAAATGCCACTTGGAATGCCATCACACCAGAATATGTAGCACGTATGCGTTTGCAAAATCGCTTCCGTTCAGGGCTAGACATCGCCCGCTACACTGCCAAACTCATGCGTGAAGATATGAATGCTTACGACCAAAACTGTGCTAACTACACCCAATCTCTGGGCTGTTGGCATGGTTTTATCGGCCAACAAAAAATGATTTCGATTAAGAAGCACTTTGAAACCACCCGCGGCCGTTACCTCTATCTTTCAGGCTGGATGGTGGCGGCGATGCGCTCCGATTTCGGTCCTTTGCCAGACCAATCGATGCATGAGAAAACCTCAGTACCGATGTTAATTGAAGAGCTATACACCTTCTTAAAACAAGCCGATGCCCGTGAATTGAACCATCTATTTAAAGAACTCGATAGCGCCCAAGCAGCAGGCGATCAAGTCAAAGTTCAGGCGCTACAAAACCAAATCGATAACTTTGAAACCCATGTGGTGCCTATCATTGCCGATATCGACGCTGGTTTTGGTAACGAAGAAGCCACTTACTTGCTCGCGAAGAAAATGATTGAAGCGGGAGCCTGCTGTATTCAAATCGAAAACCAAGTATCGGATGCCAAACAGTGTGGTCACCAAGACGGCAAAGTAACCGTACCACATGAAGACTTTTTAGCGAAAATCAATGCTGTTCGCTACGCATTTCTCGAACTTGGCGTAGAAGATGGTGTCATTGTGGCGCGTACCGACTCACTCGGCGCCGGCCTGACGCAAAAAATTCCGGTTTCGCAAACCCCGGGCGACTTAGCTGATCAATACAACGCTTACATTGATGGCGTGGAGATCACTTCATTGTCTGAGCTAAACTCTGGCGACATGGTCTTAAAACAAGGTGAGGCGGTCATTAGACCAACTCGTCTGCCTAATGGCTTGATTCGCTTTAAACCCAACACAGGTGAAGATCGCGTGGTACTCGATTGCATCACTTCGCTACAAAACGGTGCTGATTTGCTATGGATTGAGACCGAAAAACCACACATAGGGCAAATTGCTGGCATGGTCAACCGCATCCGTGAGGTTATCCCTAATGCCAAGTTAGTTTACAACAACAGCCCATCGTTTAACTGGACGCTTAACTTCCGTCAGCAAGTGTTTGATGCATGGAGTGAAGAAGGCAAAGACGTTTCAACCTATGAGCGTGACCAACTGATGAACCAAGTATACGACGGTTCAGAGTTAGCACTGGCGGCAGATAAGAAGATTCAAAACTTCCAACGTGATGCGGCAGCGCAAGCGGGAATATTCCACCATTTGATCACGCTACCCACCTATCACACCGCGGCGCTGTCTACTGACAACTTGGCGAAAGATTACTTTGGTGAGCAAGGCATGTTGGCTTATGTGGCTGGGGTTCAACGGAAAGAAATTCGTCAAGGTTTAGCGTCGGTAAAACACCAAGATATGTCAGGTTCGAACATTGGTGACGATCACAAAGAATACTTCTCGGGTGAGCAAGCACTAAAAGCATCGGGGGACAATAATACCATGAATCAGTTCTCGTAA